The Lytechinus pictus isolate F3 Inbred chromosome 5, Lp3.0, whole genome shotgun sequence DNA segment TGAAATTCATGATCTTACAATACTTTGattcaatttttaccaaaattataattttttttagtgaaaaGAATTTACGATGCCTCTGTTTTTCAacttccatctttttttttctaatttctatACAAAGGAAACATGCGGCCTTTCTCAGTCTTTCACTTTGACTGAAAATTTGttgtacatatgtatatttCTAAAGTGTGTATGAATATGAAGGAAAAGGTTACATTGTTCACTTTTTActcattacattttatttattcattttttttttcaaaactactGAAGATGTGCACATTTCCCATGTttgtaattctttatttttcttagacaaattagaaacaactaccggtgatttctttttttcattctcacaTGCAGAATAATTATCTGTGGTTAAACACATaacatttttggcatgaatgtatttattttcatcaaagtCTATTGAAACACACCATTGATAAAGATATTTATATTCGTAATTCATATTTAGCCTTACTATTCCTTACAGTCTGATATATTTCTTCAAGATCCtgtaataaaacatttatttgagaatgCATTATTGTACTCAAAATTGTATTCATGATACTAATTTTATGtcatattgaatttgaaaataaatgctgacaaaatatgaaataccatctttgtattttttctttcttttaatgaaCTTTATGAagccatcataatcatcatattgCCTGCTTTCTTGGTTTTGAGGGATAATTATTCtggtgatgtacatgtaattcaaaatttcattgtGAACTAATAAATAATTTACCGGTATGCTTCAATCTTTCGACGTTTTGGCATTTATAAGGAGAAGGAgccaaaaacaaagaaaatgagtgatagagagaaagagatatgaCATACCACTCCCCCTGATGCGATTTGCAGGGTGCTATGTGAAATATGCTGGTAAAGGCATAATAATTCCAGTTTGTAGAAAATTGCTATTATAAAAAAACTTTCATATGTGCTAATCTTGGTAATAATCCTTTTGATATTCAGCTTCTTGGATTACTGAAATCGTCGCATGGCTGGCAAAGGGCGTTAGCTTGATTTTCTAccgaaaaattgtttttttttttggtttttagtGCTGTATGACAGAGTTTTGATAGCTCTTTCATTTGGTACAACTGTAATTGCCTACAATGACGTACTAATGACGTAATCACGCGTTGTGAAAGGGTGTTTTCCAGGGCTTGCGTGCGTTAACGCCCTTCTGCGAGCCCTCGACGAAATGCTATATTCTGAGAGTAAGAGTGGAATTGAGCGATTTCAGTCCCCCACCCTCTCCCCCAACTACCTAGAGCTTTctgttcaaaatttttattgggTTTCAAACCATTTCAGTGTTAATTTCCATCTCATCATACACATTCAAAGACATTACAAAAGATTTCAAACGTTTTAGCTAATGACCACCCccaccctcccacacacacaccctcacacactgaATAAACAAGCAATGCATAATGCAGTTGTGAATATAACAAAGTTAACTGGAAATCAGTGGGGAGGTTTTCATCAACactttgtccgacaagttgagGAATTTGACAGctttccttcattttgattggctgagaagcactgttactatggtaacttgGATGAAACGTCCGGCGCAAGTCCTTTCATGAGAAACTCCCCTGAAGGATACTTGAAGGGCTAACTGTATGTAAGTGAAGACTTGTTAAATCTTTCATGGGGGTGTTCATTAAGCTGTACGTAAgggttcgtaagttaagagcgactttaagaacgactggtgatcctttcttatgcgctaaataatcaccaatgaacattttggtgtataccatttaccacaagaaaggatcagcAGTCGTTCTTAAAATTGCTCTTACAGTAAAACCCCCGTCACACTAGAGGcggaatgaaaattcttggtacattcctggatattcgaagcgcattctaaaaattctgactgcattctgagtgcattccaaACATTCGGGTCCATTCTTGTGACCGGCCCGAATGTTTTGCTCatgcatgttcaaaactttcgaAGTGCATTCGAAGTGGAGAAATATCGAACGACATTCGAAGTgcattctgactgcattctaaatattcttgcTGCATTCTAACAGCATTCTTAATATCCTTCATGTGTTCCGACTGTATTCGAGCTGCATTCGACAGTCAATACACCCGGAATGTGCAAGAATCATTCGAGGCGGGATCAAAGGACGTTCTAAGTATTCGAACGACATTTTTGCAAAAgtagtgaaaatttcaaattcctcccgaatgtggcacgaattttgaaagttcttcattccggctggttctgctcgattcctgctgattccgaataagtgtgacgggggtataacttacgaacagctttaggATCATGGCCGAAAAAAGACCCCACTCCTCGGTCACCAGACCAGCGGTGTAAGGCAAACCGATTACACAGATATACATTAGTAAACCGTAATCCTCAATTTATAAATCGTTGAAGTGCGATATCCATTGAGTCCTTTTTTCTGAGCCTACGGCAAACAAAAGACGGTAAACCTTTTCTTTATCCTTTACTTTATCTTGCTCCCTTCATCAATTGTTTTCTCAGTCTATCCAGTATTGAGCTTTTTTCTGAACTCCTCATCAAAGTCTTTAATAATCATCTCTTGATGCTTCTGAAATGTTTCATTCTGAGCCACAGTGAAGATATTTTTCCATCCACCGACAGTACCTGGATGAAACATAACCATGAACAGGTCATTATATTATGACTCTGACTCTAAGTGATCATAAGCATGGGTTGCTATGTATACCTGTAtacatttctttcttcattcgACTTTCTCCCTCTgttttcacatgtttttttttttctgcgaccccccaaaaaaaaaaatcggggggggggggggggggggaggtcatTTGATCTCTTACTTCCACCTTCCCAGTTGCGTCGTTTGATACACAGTTGCATGGCCCCTAAATTCCAAAGAAAACACCTAAAATGCTTTTTTGTGTTTGGTTCGATTTGTTTTATGGAGGATCAAGTGATGCAAAAGAAGTAAggatgataacaaaatatttcattttcatacttcGCCCAGTTAGCCTACATGGTTGAATGGGTCAATCATTAGGTTGAACAAAATAGGGACGAGCACACTCCCTTGGGGAAGACCCGTTTCAATTTCCATACCTTGGTAAAGTAGTGGTAGTATACCAGCAGCATGGGTGAGTAGCTTTCCTTTGTCGCCTAGCTCGTCTTCAAGTCTGGCGTAGATGGCTTTCATTTCCTTGAGCGAGGAAAGTCGAGTGACTTCAGTAATCGCTGAAGAGAGTGATCCACCCTGTGAAAGACATTGATCATATATAATCTTTCTAATACATAAGAACGCTGAAGAAcatatttgtacttttttgcATACCGTTGAAATGCTTGTAGAAGTATTCTTTCTGAAGTCGCCTGATTAGTCATGTATATTCTTCTGAGAATATAGTGTCACCATTTAATCAtgtcatatttttgtaaatctataacttttttattatataatacATCCGAGGTTATTGACCTACATGTTTCATCTGCTTGTATTTTTCTCACTTTATATATTTGTACGTTACTCTGATATTTCTATGCCtatttgttgtatatttatgttgacTTTTTATGTTATATTTGATTTCCTaattgttctttttattttgctgtGTATGCTTTGAATGTTGATTGAAATGTGAATGTGTACATGCAAATACAACTGTATGGATATTCTCcaatatatttttcctttcaATGAAGTAAATGATGAAGAGTTTAAATGTATGTTTTCTGAAGTGCAATATGATAccgttgataatgataattttgatatgTTCTCGACATATATTGATTCTGATGAAAGTGGAATACTTGATGATATTGATCcagataataatttttttacatttgataaACCTGTTAAGTACTGGCTCCCTATTGATTTCAATGATAATTCAGATTTTACCACTGATGACAAACATAACTTTAGTATTCTCCATTTTAATTCCAGAAGtcttaataaaaattatttcgcTATTGATCAATTTCTTAATCAAATTAAGTTAAAATTTTCTATATATGGTTTTAGTGAAACCTGGATTAATGAAAATACCCCGTTATTATTTAATAGAGATAATTATACTTCTTATCATAATGACAGACAAGGTAGGAAAGGTGGGGGTGTTGCACTTTTGGTTAATAATTCATTTTAAGTTAAAGTAAGGGAGGATATATCTTTACCAGAAACCATTTGTGaatctctttttattgaaattatttcgGATAgttcaaaaaatattattgttgGCATTATATATAGAAACCCTAATAAACCCATTcttgaatttaatgaaaatttcaatagTTGTCTTGGAACAATATCCAcagaaaataaatctattttttaatgGGTGATTATAATGTAGATCTTCTTAAATATAATACTTGTCAACACATTAATGATTTTGTAAACATTATGTATAATAATTATCTTCGTCCGTTAATTGACAAACCAACAAGAATTTGTAAACGGTCTGTAACATTGATTGATAATATATTCACAAACGTAGTCGACAAAGATATTCATTCTGGTGTTTCTATAGTGGAATAACTGATCATTTACCCATTTTCCAAATAACCAACCTTTCtattaaattatacaaagaaCCAACGTCTTTATTTTATGTAAAACTTACAGATCCATCAAGTTTAAGTTCATTTAAGAAAGATTTAGCTACTTTAGAATGGAACGAAGTATTCTCAGCATGTGATGTAGATAATGCATATAACTCctttataaatttatttaaaactacgtataaacagaattttgctccccgtaaaataaaaagaatacccCACGAAAACCTTGGGTTACCCCTTCACTtctaaaatgtataaataaaaggCATAGATTATATAagatattttgcaaaaaaagaaataatatcagtgaatataaatataaacattatAGAAATAAATTGAACTCCATTTTACAGTCTGCAAGGAAAACCTATTTTAGTGATTTATTACAAAAGAATAGAAACAAGATGTCTAAAACCTGGGAAGTTATTAATAACCTATtagggaagaaaagaaaatgtcaatatcctagttatttttttaaagaagaaagaaagttaACAGATCCTCAATCGATAgtaaatgaatttaatttatatttttctagcATTGCTGTCAAACTTAAATCTCAACATATTAAAAACCCTAAGTGCCATTTTAGTTCCTTTCTAAAAGTCCCTTGCAataattccatattttttcaCCCAACCAATGAATCAGAGGTTTAAAATTTAGTTAAATGTATAAATTCTTCCAAAAGCTAAGATTTCGAAGGATTTACGCAATATACTATTAAACATGTTATCCATTTTATTGTTAAACCCATTGTACATATTTGTAATCTGTCCTTTTTATCTGGTAAGGTTCCTATGAACTTCAAAGTAGGAAAAATTATACCCATATTTAAGAAAGGGGATccccatatattttctaactatcGCCCTATAACTTTGCTCCCTTGTTTTTCTGAGATATTAGAAAAATTGATTTACAATAGGGTTTTtaatcatataaataaatataatctcCTTGATGACTCTCAGTACGGTTTTAGAAAACAATCCTCCTGTGCTCATGCTTTAATTGACCTTCATGAttacacccaaaataaattaacaaacaaAGTTCATACATTAGGCTTATTTCTTGATCTATCTAAAGCGTTTGATGTCATCAACCATGGTATTCTCCTCTGTAAATTACAGTTTTTTGGTATACGTGGTGTAGCCTTACAGTGGTTTAAGAATTATTTGAGTAATCGTTTCCATTTCACATGTTATAATGATTTTGTTTCCGATAGAAAGAGTGTAGAGTCCCACAGGGCTCTATACTGGGTCCTCTCCTTTTCTTGATCTATATAAATGATCTGAGCTCTTCTTCATCCTTTTTTCGTTTTATACTGTTTGCCGACGATACCAACTTAATTGCATGTCATAAAGATTTCAATAGATTAATATTACAGGTAAATAGAGAATTAGAAAATGTTATACAATGGTTTTATGCTAATGAATTAATCATAAACAATGACAAAACAtgtgttttatattttaatagaaAATCCTACCcatataattgtaataatattagAATACTTATAAACCATGTTAATTTGAATGTGTGCACTTCAGTTAAATTTTTAGGAATAATTCTTGATGATACTCTATCTTTCCAGGACCATCGTCAATATTTTGCAAACAAAATTTCTAAAAACATTGGTATCCTCCGTAAATTACGTATATCCCTTcctcaaaatgtattatttatgttGTATAACTGTTTAATTTTACCATACTTATATTATTGTACCATTACCTGGCCAGCAGTGGCTACTAAATTAGAATCTTTATACAAACTGCAAAAGAAAGCTCTGAGAATATGTACAAATTCTCATTTTCAAGCTCACTCttgtcctttattttttaggTTACAAACACTTACGAtttatgatatatatacattcCAAATTGCCATAATGATGTTTAATGTTAATAATAGTATTGCACctaaaataatttgtcaaatgtTTACTCTTAATAAATCTATCCATTCCCATAATACCCGCTCATGTATAAAATACCATTACCCAAAGATTTCGTCTCAGTCCTTACTCAACTCTTTTAGACACAACGGTCCCCGtatttggaacaatttaccTAATAATTTTATGTCATGCACTACATTGTCATCTTTTAAGGTCTTATTGAAGAGACAGCTCGTCTTTTCCTATTCCTTGTAACTCTATTTTAAGTACCTATGTATCATGCGTGTCATGGTGTGTATGTGTTTGTATTATATCGTAACATGTGTTTCTTTTCCCTGTTTTGGGGGACTATGACTCACAAGTTATTTTAAACTTTCATATTAGTCTCCAATTTCATTCATTAGATTAAATCTCGATTGTTGCATGttactttgtatatattttatgatttcatgattgaaataaaattgaaattgaaattgaattgaaattgagtAAGTTGTTCAGCTGAGAGATCATAACCAATGTGTGCGGCTACTTTAGCTGCGTTCCCGGCTGGGTCCTACGGGAGCCAACCATCGAACAGTctgttattttgttcattttttttgttataatggCTCCTTTTCATACAAAAAGGGAATTTCTCAAAACTTGTATTTATCatatcaaattcaattcaattaaaaaatggtttattaaaatatgcctcgcagccaaaggctgaataaaAATCATGTGTACAATTCACATTAACAAAATGATACTTTAAGTACAAACATTGAATCATATAAATGGAATATAATTACTTCTTATATCATACAAGAAAATGCgataaaatatcaacaaaaacaaTTGCAATGCATTGCTCTACACCgattttatgtttgtttatattCCATATTTAGAGGGGATGGGTTGGTGACTAGTGGAATCTCCACAAAAGGGGTACTATTTgattaatgatatttcatttatcaaCACCAAATTTGCACTGTATTTCCCTACACGTTGCTATATAGGTTGCACCCACTATATTCTTTCAAAATACACGCGCCTCTGTTTATTCTGAGGgtgaaaataaatacataccaAGAACATCACTGAATAGATATTAGATAACACATTCCGATTTGTGGTGACTCAGAATCTTGCACTGTCATTCTCTATAAGGTTATTCAAAACTTCAGTCCATATATTTTTGAGGAGTGAGTTCCGCCCCTGAACGTGTATGTCCGTCACCATTATTATGGACATTAGTACGCAATAGTAATGGTAATCATTACCATTTCTATTTtgaagggggagtgaactgtgtgtggtctctaattgactgtgtgttataaatacatagttttaaaaatattcgttttcagatatctactaataatACTGAGAATGAACCGACCTataaattgtatttgtatagagaaactaaaatgtttttagaggaaaagtaattgattTGTTACTTGGTAActtaattattgcggtataaacgtagttaattagcatgttgtcattcaagtgggtctaaaTTACAAGACCACGCTAGTATTGTGGGTctggaaactggccaggtatgagtagttgaggactcaagatggcgctattggttcgtatctgctttaaatattgatttgaaaagacTGCCATAGTCGTCTTGAGAtctttgatttgtattttttttaattctaacgGCAGTTGCTCACAATTTTTGTTTAGTATTCCTCCCCCTCCCATATATCTTGGAACAATGAAAATTCTGattgagaatgaaaaataaacgtAAAAGGGTCTATAGGCCTACCTTTTTCATGTCCGCAAAATCAACGTAGAGAAAGTTGTCATCATTGCGATGTTTCCAAAAGCCATACTGGTGATCCCATATCGAGCCATAATTGACTgtgatgtattaaaaaaaagttttctttaAATCACGGGACCATTTTGGAATAACATGTACAATTATGTTATAGTGTATAGATGTAAAGCAGTTTTTTAACTGAACCGAATTACcttccactgttttttttaatattgattatGTTAAATATTATGTTAAATATAGGTTGGTAAAGttgcaccccccaaaaaaaagtggGGTCAGATATAATGTATAAGGGatgaaatttctttttaaaaaaatgcgatCGAGCAAAGTGAGGAAGCAAATATTTGGAACTCTTTGATCATAAAATCTATAGATTTTtacatattcagaaaaatataatattctaCTCTtgtccctttccttttttctcctaTTATTTTTCTTGGCCATGAAATTTTATCAGGCAAGCCCCCACCTATATATAAGCCGGTCGTGTTGAGGCTCAAATCAATTATTAATTGAAATACCTCCGAAGGTTTTAAGATCGCAAAGTGCAGACTGTAAAACATTATACGTACTCTCATCTGAGATGAAAAAGTCGAAGGCCTCATTCCATTCTAACGGATGGATATCAGACTTGAAGATGTTATAGTTTGACACTAGACAGTCTTTTGGGTTGCGGGCTAGATATACAATTTGTGAGATTGATAGAatgagatggagaaagagagaaaggatgGAGAAAGAGGGGAGGGGTCGAtacagagagggagagggggggggggttagaaaGAGGAACAAAGAGAAAAGAGGGGAGAGAGATATCATTTGTCATTCgatctatacagtgcgtcccacaaaaatgAGATAGATTTTAACAATTAATTTGATAGTCGTagcaagagtggaatctcatctctcATTTGACACCAACAGCTTAGCAAGTCGTCcacgcatggcagattacaaacaataaatattgaggcataccagaaacgatttgcgcagaaaacTTACGTGTGAATCTGAttccactctcatttcagggatcataGAGAAGcttaaagaatacaaaagaaatgctaaataaaatgcaaatcgtcgtatcacgaaccaatcttgtccaatttttctgcgcaacctggttttgaaattaaaatttcaaactcgtcttgctcattaataatgcgtgaagtgtttgTCTCATATCATAATTAGGTATCAACA contains these protein-coding regions:
- the LOC129261874 gene encoding sulfotransferase 1A1-like; translation: MASFVTPDDMPGIRNMEVREDDVILTTYPKSGIPFSSQDRFEQSSQLLENPAWIRGVGKSYEHVATMPSPRLYKTHLPIKFLPKQIWEKKPKIVYLARNPKDCLVSNYNIFKSDIHPLEWNEAFDFFISDEINYGSIWDHQYGFWKHRNDDNFLYVDFADMKKGGSLSSAITEVTRLSSLKEMKAIYARLEDELGDKGKLLTHAAGILPLLYQGTVGGWKNIFTVAQNETFQKHQEMIIKDFDEEFRKKLNTG